From the genome of Azospira restricta, one region includes:
- the flhB gene encoding flagellar biosynthesis protein FlhB translates to MAEESDLERTEPASARRLEQAREEGQVPHSRELGAFLILIAAAGTLWLLGGWLAQRTAAMFRRGLTLDEKLVREPDQMLVRFADLSIDVLITYSPLLGVLMVAAAAGPFFLNSFIFSPKAVLPKLSRMDPIQGLKRIISWSGVVDMLKAVAKAGLIGGIAAWVIWSERNEIVGLLALPVESGLAAVGHLVAFSFLVIVSAMLLIVALDVPFQLWHYHDKLKMTREELRQEAKEMEGDPHVKGRIRSLQREAARRRMMAAVPQADVIVTNPTHFAVALAYKSGMGAPKVVAKGTGEVARRIRELGAEHGVPLLEAPPLARALHRHVELDQEIPGTLYAAVAEALAWVYQLSNWRRAGGQYPVPPRDLQVPPELVPEAVNG, encoded by the coding sequence ATGGCCGAAGAAAGCGACCTCGAACGAACAGAACCTGCCTCAGCCCGACGGCTGGAACAGGCACGCGAAGAAGGGCAGGTCCCCCATTCGCGGGAGTTGGGCGCTTTCCTGATCCTGATCGCCGCGGCCGGCACCCTCTGGCTGCTGGGCGGTTGGCTGGCACAACGCACCGCCGCGATGTTCCGCCGCGGACTGACGCTGGACGAAAAGTTGGTCCGGGAACCGGATCAGATGCTTGTCCGGTTTGCTGATCTCTCCATCGACGTGCTGATCACCTATTCCCCGCTGCTCGGCGTGCTGATGGTCGCCGCGGCTGCCGGTCCGTTCTTCCTGAACTCGTTCATCTTCTCGCCGAAGGCGGTGTTGCCGAAGTTGTCGCGGATGGACCCGATCCAGGGGCTGAAGCGGATCATTTCCTGGTCCGGCGTCGTCGACATGCTGAAGGCCGTGGCCAAGGCCGGCCTCATCGGCGGCATCGCCGCCTGGGTGATCTGGAGCGAGCGCAACGAGATCGTCGGCCTGCTCGCGCTGCCGGTCGAAAGCGGGCTGGCCGCCGTCGGCCACCTGGTCGCCTTCAGCTTCCTGGTGATCGTCTCGGCGATGCTGCTGATCGTCGCCCTCGACGTGCCCTTCCAGCTCTGGCACTACCACGACAAGCTGAAGATGACGCGCGAGGAGTTGCGCCAGGAAGCCAAGGAAATGGAGGGCGACCCGCACGTCAAGGGCCGTATCCGCAGCCTGCAGCGCGAGGCTGCGCGCCGCCGGATGATGGCGGCCGTGCCGCAGGCCGACGTGATCGTCACCAACCCGACGCATTTCGCGGTCGCGCTCGCCTACAAGAGCGGCATGGGCGCGCCGAAGGTCGTTGCCAAGGGTACCGGCGAGGTCGCCCGCCGCATCCGCGAGCTCGGCGCCGAGCATGGCGTGCCGCTGCTCGAGGCGCCGCCGCTGGCGCGCGCGCTGCATCGCCACGTCGAGCTCGACCAGGAGATTCCCGGCACGCTCTACGCTGCGGTCGCCGAGGCGCTGGCCTGGGTTTACCAGCTGAGCAACTGGCGCCGTGCCGGCGGCCAGTACCCGGTGCCGCCGCGCGACCTGCAGGTGCCGCCCGAACTCGTGCCGGAGGCGGTGAATGGCTAG